The Henckelia pumila isolate YLH828 chromosome 2, ASM3356847v2, whole genome shotgun sequence genome includes a window with the following:
- the LOC140880734 gene encoding beta-glucosidase 13-like — translation MNIVRFHTVTPLLVLCLFCCCLFGGTTNALKSHFNRSSFPPGFTFGAASAAYQYEGAAFEDGKGPSIWDNFTHKFPEKIADRSNGDVADDFYHKYKDDVKLMIDTGLDAFRMSISWPRILPNGKLSGGVNKKGIAFYNNVFNELLANGVTPFVTLYHWDLPQALEDEYNGFLSTHVINDYRDFVELCFKEFGDRVKHWITLNEAYIFTNGGYDGGVAGTLAPGRCSNRTICAQGNSATEPYIVAHHLLLCHATAVKLYREKYKATQKGEIGITLVTHWFVPFSSSRLDVKAAQRALDFMYGWFANPVVYGEYPKIMRSTVGNRLPEFTKEEKEMLKGSYDFLGLNYYTGNYAAHLSARNGIVSSSTDNMVHLSTDRNGVPIGSPTGVSIFFTYPKGLYDLLVYTKEKYNNPTIYITENGYGSPNNGTVKDGTNDLGRVNFYLRHLQAVRKAINQGVKVKGFFGWTFLDTFEWGSGYTLRFGYYYVDFKDGLKRIPKKTAIWFKNFLGKK, via the exons ATGAATATTGTACGGTTTCATACAGTTACTCCATTACTCGTGCTTTGTCTCTTCTGCTGTTGTTTGTTTGGCGGCACAACAAATGCACTAAAGTCGCATTTCAATCGCAGTAGCTTTCCTCCTGGCTTTACGTTCGGAGCTGCCTCAGCTGCCTATCAG taCGAAGGTGCTGCGTTCGAAGATGGTAAAGGACCAAGCATATGGGATAACTTCACTCACAAATTTCCAG AAAAGATAGCGGATAGAAGCAATGGGGACGTGGCCGATGATTTCTATCATAAATATAAG GATGATGTGAAATTGATGATAGATACCGGACTGGATGCTTTTAGAATGTCTATTTCTTGGCCTCGGATATTACCAA atgggAAGCTTAGTGGAGGAGTTAACAAGAAAGGAATTGCTTTTTACAACAATGTTTTCAATGAGCTCCTAGCGAATG GTGTAACTCCATTTGTCACTCTATACCACTGGGATCTTCCTCAAGCACTGGAAGATGAATACAATGGATTTTTAAGTACCCACGTAAT AAATGATTATAGAGATTTTGTGGAGCTTTGTTTCAAGGAGTTTGGTGATCGTGTAAAGCATTGGATCACACTAAATGAGGCATATATTTTCACCAACGGAGGTTATGACGGTGGAGTCGCCGGAACGCTTGCGCCCGGTCGCTGCTCGAACCGGACGATTTGCGCCCAAGGTAACTCCGCCACCGAGCCTTATATCGTGGCCCATCATCTACTCCTTTGCCACGCCACGGCTGTCAAGTTATACAGGGAAAAATACAAG GCGACTCAAAAGGGTGAAATTGGGATAACTCTAGTTACTCATTGGTTTGTTCCATTCTCCAGTAGCAGACTAGATGTCAAAGCTGCCCAAAGAGCTCTTGATTTTATGTATGGATG GTTTGCTAATCCAGTAGTTTATGGAGAGTATCCAAAAATCATGCGATCGACAGTCGGAAACCGACTCCCGGAGTTCACAAAGGAGGAGAAAGAAATGCTGAAAGGATCCTATGATTTTCTTGGATTGAACTACTACACTGGGAATTATGCTGCTCACCTTTCAGCTCGAAATGGCATTGTTAGCAGTTCAACGGATAATATGGTTCATCTTTCAA CTGACAGAAATGGAGTGCCAATTGGTAGCCCG ACAGGTGTAAGCATCTTCTTTACATATCCAAAAGGACTCTACGATCTCCTTGTGTACACCAAAGAGAAATACAACAATCCCACAATTTATATAACCGAAAATG GTTATGGTTCACCCAACAATGGTACGGTAAAAGACGGTACTAATGACCTTGGGAGAGTCAATTTTTACCTACGACATCTTCAAGCGGTTCGAAAAGCAATCAA CCAAGGTGTGAAAGTTAAAGGCTTCTTTGGATGGACGTTTCTTGACACCTTCGAGTGGGGCTCCGGCTACACCCTCCGGTTCGGTTATTACTACGTCGATTTCAAGGACGGTCTTAAAAGAATCCCAAAGAAAACAGCGATTTGGTTCAAAAACTTCCTTGGAAAGAAGTAA